In the Leptolyngbya sp. CCY15150 genome, CAGGATAGCACCATCGGCAATAAACGCCACCAGCCCCCGCTCCTTCAGGTGCGATCGCAGAGCGTCGGCATCTTCCACCGTTTCCACATGCTGCCGCATCTGATCGGCATCCAGCACGTCATAACGCAGCGATCGTGCCACCAGCTTGGGAATATCGTCACAGAGCAACGCCGCCGCCTGCCGTCCCAAAATGCTGCGCCCCTGAGCCGGCAATCCCACCACAAACCGCACTTCAATCTGGTGATCATCCAGCAACACCGCATTGCGATCGAGCACCTGTTGCACCGGCGCAGCCATTGATATCAACCCACTTTTGCCACTGCCCCGCTGCGATCGCCCTTGATGAGCGGCGCGATAGACCTGGCGATGGAGATAGTCGCGCAATGCTAGGTGGCGGCTAGGCGATCGCATTAAATCGGCAGGAAAACCAGCTCCGTGAGTCCCCTGCTGGGGCACCTGCACCCGCACCCGACTAGGCGCGGCAAAGGGATCGCCTTGCACATGGTCGATGATCAGGGTAAAGCCTGGGAACGTGTAGGTACCCTGGAGTTGCTTATAGGCTTTGTAGCTCTGACGATCGAGGTTGAGTAGGGTTTGAGAGAGATGGTGATGGGTGCTCATAGCTCAGAAACGATCAGCCGACCTGGCGTTCCCTTCGGCTTCGCTCAGGGAACGCTGGAGTCCTACTACAGGGGCAAGTTCAGGGTGAAATTGCTACCTGCCTAGGATACGGGCGATCGCGCTCCGAGAGAACGCTGAAAGGCAGGGCGCTGCATCAAGGTGTTGAGATAGGTTTGCAGAACCGGATAGTCATCATACCCAATCTTTAACATCATGGGCACATAGGCCAAGTAAGAACCCACCGCCACATCCGCCGCCGTGAAGCGATCGCCCAACACAAAGGGCTGCTGTTCCAACACCCGGCTGAGGGTACCAAACAGATTGGGCATCTCCCGTTCTCGGCTAGATTCAATGAAGATCCCTGGCCCGAACGTAGCGTTGGCAAACAGCGACCATTGGGCTAGGAGGGCTCGTTCTTCAAGCGTTTGAGCCCCGCCATAGCGCTCTGCTAGATAGAGCAAAATTGCGCCCGACTCCCAGAGAACAACGGTGCCGTCCACAATGGCAGGCACCTTCCCAAAGGGATTGATCGCCAAGAAATCTGCCTGGCGATGTTCTTTAGCCTGCAAATCGAGCAGGATGAACTCGTAGGGAACCTCTAGCTCCTCCAAATACCACTGCACAATCGACGCTCGACTGCGAGCAGCGCCATAAAGCTTCAACATCCTGACCCTTCCTACAGCTTCTGGTGGGTGTAGGCATGTTGCTTCACATTGTCTTCCGTTTTGACAATGCGCTCAGAGTTCAAAACCCGTTTCCGCTCGGTGGAATGGTTGAGATCTCGGAAAGCCGTGCCCACGGGGATATGCTGGCTAGCTTCAGGGCGAACTTTGTAGGTGCGGGCAGCAGCGATCGCCCGTTCCATAAACTGATCGCAAAGCTGCACATGCTCAGCCGCATCGGGAATCGACGTCAGGTATCCCTGGTCATTCATAATTGTGCCTACCGTGGTACCGAAGGCCACGTCGTAGGAGGTGGGAATACCTTTGAGGACAGCTTCCAGGGCAGCAGAGGGAATAGGTTCGGCCACTTGCACCGGATGCATTTCACCATCATCTCGGAGGAAGCAGGCAGCTAGACCAATGACAATGTAGTCATCGGCGGTGAGATCGGGAGCGTTGGCTAAGAGGGATGCTGAGGTCATAGGTTCGAGATTAAACAACTAGCAAACAGGGATCAAACTAGATCTATCGATCTCAAGTAGTTAAGATCTTAGGTAGAACAGATGGTACAGAACTCTTAGGTCTTGATAAAGCAATGAGAGTCAGATAAACTATGGGCGATCGCCCTTGCTGATCTCTGCGCTACTATCGAGTCGTACACTCATCTGGCATAGAGTTGGACTACCAGCCCCAACTGCCTTAGCATTCTATAGCGATCGCCCGCCGCTTGGCCTAGCACCGTTACAAAACGCAGAAGCCCTGCTGCAGTCACCCACCTCTCGTCTCATTCCAGGGGAGCGATCGACAAGGTCTGATCTACCCCATGAGCGCCTGGCAAGAAGAGAACTTCCTCCCCCTGTAACCCATGGACAGCATGAGGCTAGGATGAATTTTCATCAAAATCCTTCACCAAGACTTCACATATTCACAAGTCGTTAAAAAAGTTCAGAGAATTTACGGAGACGTCTTAACGCCTAGAGTTTTGCCATGAAATTCGAGATTTGATGCCTCAAACCAATAGGGGATCAAATGTATAGACCCATGGGCCAGATCGTAAAACTGTCCTTTGAAGGATCAGGATGATTTTTAGCCCAATTAGCGCCAAATATAGTTCCGTAGTTTCAACCTCACATTTCTCCTTCAGACAAATTATTAAGTGACATAAGGGTGTGTGTATCAAACCGATGAGTATCTGACATTGGTAAAAGCAAGTGTTCCTTACGTCGGCAGCCTACCGTGAACATCCAAGCACGCTGACCTAAGTGCATGCCATCAGATTCAGGTTTCTCGTGATCGTGACTCTGTCGAGTTGTACACACTGTGAGGATACGATGAAAGCTTATTTCTCTGGAGGTCACTGGGACAAAGTTGGAGCGTTTGTGGATCAATCGCCCGTCTCTCCAACCACCCAGTCTAGACCCGCACCACTACGCTTAGTCCACCGAGTTCATCGGCGCTGGCGGCCAGCCCAGTCTTCGGCCTATCCTGCGGCGAAACTACGACGCACTGCCCCACAGCTCTTTTCTAGCCTAGATGAGCAGGACAACGCTGCTCTGCGCCAGTTTGCGCTGTCAGAGGCGCGGAATGGACAATATGAAACAGCCATTGCATCGTTCGATATTTTACTTGATCACAACCCTCTAAGTGCCGTGGACTACAACAACCGAGGGTTAGTATATTTTCAAATGGGTCAACCCACCAGAGCGATCGCTGATTACAACCGCGCTCTGTCTCTTAATCCTAATTTAGATAGTGCTTACAACAATCGCGCCAACTACCATGCGGCCCGTGGAGAAGTACTCGAAGCCATCCTAGACTACGATT is a window encoding:
- a CDS encoding tetratricopeptide repeat protein; protein product: MKAYFSGGHWDKVGAFVDQSPVSPTTQSRPAPLRLVHRVHRRWRPAQSSAYPAAKLRRTAPQLFSSLDEQDNAALRQFALSEARNGQYETAIASFDILLDHNPLSAVDYNNRGLVYFQMGQPTRAIADYNRALSLNPNLDSAYNNRANYHAARGEVLEAILDYDLSIELNPTNIRAWINQGITFRDMGMYEHALENFDVALHLVEPGSCLQGHVYAERGRVQHLNGDWNCAVADYNKAIAYLPQPIPPFNTTSIRLRVQVEVWLDDLLSPLQS
- a CDS encoding glutathione S-transferase family protein yields the protein MLKLYGAARSRASIVQWYLEELEVPYEFILLDLQAKEHRQADFLAINPFGKVPAIVDGTVVLWESGAILLYLAERYGGAQTLEERALLAQWSLFANATFGPGIFIESSREREMPNLFGTLSRVLEQQPFVLGDRFTAADVAVGSYLAYVPMMLKIGYDDYPVLQTYLNTLMQRPAFQRSLGARSPVS